One Campylobacterota bacterium DNA segment encodes these proteins:
- a CDS encoding F0F1 ATP synthase subunit delta has product MQYELIAKRYTKPLIDMCDQNALENLSELLSGVAESFKNEKFIQIMNSSDVKSEAKTALVLDMVAPAKSQVANNLVKLLAENGRLALIPALASELKREIARSKRMYQGRIYSNNTIDQASVDSIARDLGNKVGATIALEYVPAQYDGIRVEVDELNIEINFSKSRLNAQLVEHILKAI; this is encoded by the coding sequence TGCAATACGAACTGATTGCCAAACGCTATACGAAGCCGCTGATCGACATGTGCGATCAAAACGCTCTTGAAAATCTTTCGGAACTTTTGAGCGGCGTTGCCGAATCGTTCAAGAATGAAAAATTCATTCAGATCATGAACAGCAGCGACGTCAAAAGCGAAGCGAAAACGGCACTGGTACTGGATATGGTAGCCCCTGCGAAAAGTCAGGTGGCCAACAATCTGGTCAAGCTGCTGGCCGAGAACGGCCGTCTTGCTTTGATTCCCGCCCTTGCGAGCGAACTTAAACGCGAGATCGCCCGTTCCAAACGGATGTATCAGGGACGCATCTACAGCAATAACACGATTGATCAGGCATCGGTCGATTCAATCGCACGTGATCTCGGAAACAAAGTCGGTGCAACCATCGCTTTGGAATACGTTCCGGCTCAATACGACGGCATCCGTGTCGAAGTGGACGAGCTCAACATCGAGATCAATTTTTCAAAAAGCCGCCTCAACGCTCAGTTGGTTGAGCACATTTTAAAAGCAATTTAA